A region of Helicobacter sp. 12S02232-10 DNA encodes the following proteins:
- the hypE gene encoding hydrogenase expression/formation protein HypE, whose translation MKRITLAQGNGGRETNELIEKVFEKYLGNFILGQGEDAGTFDVSGVQKYCVSTDSYVVNPIFFAGADIGKLSICGSSNDVAMMGAKPKYMSAGFILEEGFAICDLEKILQSMAKELEYTQIKLISADTKVVPKGNVDKIFINTTAIGEIQKEGISAKNLKSGDIIILSSRIGSHGCVIFCSRSEIDLHSDLKSDCKQLYPMLEDIFKSKIPINALRDATRGGLAAVLNEWANASGVEIIIEEDKIPISKEVKGVCEILGLEPYSLANEGACVLCVEACYAQEVCEILKKHPDGKEVAIIGSVEAENVKTPRVILQNSWGTKRYLDYPQGELLPRIC comes from the coding sequence ATGAAACGAATTACCTTGGCACAAGGCAATGGTGGCAGAGAAACAAATGAATTGATAGAAAAAGTGTTTGAAAAATATTTGGGAAATTTTATTTTAGGGCAGGGTGAGGATGCTGGTACTTTTGATGTTTCAGGAGTACAAAAATATTGTGTGAGTACAGATTCTTATGTGGTAAATCCGATATTTTTTGCAGGGGCAGACATTGGCAAACTCAGTATCTGTGGCAGTAGTAATGATGTGGCGATGATGGGAGCCAAACCAAAGTATATGAGTGCAGGGTTTATTTTAGAAGAAGGGTTTGCAATCTGTGATCTTGAAAAAATCCTTCAATCAATGGCAAAAGAACTCGAATATACTCAAATTAAGCTAATTTCTGCAGATACTAAGGTTGTGCCTAAAGGCAATGTAGATAAAATTTTTATCAACACAACTGCAATTGGCGAAATTCAAAAAGAAGGGATTTCTGCTAAAAACCTTAAAAGTGGGGATATAATTATTTTAAGCTCGCGCATTGGGAGTCACGGGTGTGTGATTTTTTGTTCGCGTAGTGAGATTGATTTACACTCTGACTTAAAAAGCGATTGTAAGCAGCTTTATCCTATGCTTGAGGATATTTTTAAAAGTAAAATTCCTATCAATGCATTAAGAGACGCTACAAGAGGCGGACTTGCAGCAGTCTTAAATGAGTGGGCAAATGCTTCGGGGGTGGAGATTATTATAGAAGAAGATAAGATCCCAATTTCAAAAGAAGTCAAAGGAGTTTGTGAAATTTTAGGACTTGAGCCGTATTCTTTAGCAAATGAAGGGGCTTGTGTGCTTTGCGTAGAGGCTTGCTATGCTCAAGAAGTTTGTGAAATCTTAAAGAAACATCCAGATGGAAAAGAAGTTGCGATTATTGGTAGTGTAGAAGCAGAAAATGTAAAAACTCCTAGAGTGATTTTACAAAACTCTTGGGGAACAAAAAGATATTTGGATTACCCACAAGGGGAGCTTTTGCCTAGAATCTGTTGA
- the ciaB gene encoding invasion protein CiaB: MQGIQNISEKFQKDLKFFYALIQKQSYEIQKIYKIFDNEDNKENEKYLKILTQLCNRIGLEPEKSVLMALCDRIANLKEGPIVQILKKYQKTNSEILIARRLLLNFVSNFYAKRHWELLVQVQKQELFNEFYRELLLGVHKIGLTMNNFFESWQDILIDGINKNMQKLYGEEKALKLLAPSMDTEESQGKLICSDRSYSIPEKLGDKFISVPYANAFDIEIKEIVKAIEKLLLNLQKHKDEIYHKQKSYIDYFTALKNAFSQKDKNRLIQSWREVDMAWMDIDTPFQVGHPLEYYEDRYRHSVAPEWDLRISNPDKIADNRVALSVDSMFAAYGSKLGIQDSLQSFVQKSLQRVKIYNGLPALYYGADMNGLFSAQVVPNDEVVSEKFGKKIFAFGDNIIQSARSKPKMKLSYETFEESYLQEARKILFENEKLWHLVYDITTNGHEFGHILWIEEDTQRLMNCDGEFKNIEEFKATCGGLVAFFESLHTQEEFEAVMSDTIRRSVGLMAWREQEEVLPYYCEGLIHLYGAFESGVLKFDPNDKPVLKIHKNKYEDLKSWYIETYKTLAKHYIEKLNAYEWLKKFVSKTEKDYRSNLPFADIFIEWYWKRYQEIGQEVL; this comes from the coding sequence ATGCAGGGAATTCAAAATATCTCTGAAAAATTTCAAAAAGACTTAAAATTTTTTTATGCTCTTATTCAAAAACAATCCTATGAAATTCAAAAAATTTATAAAATTTTTGATAATGAAGACAATAAAGAAAATGAAAAATATTTGAAAATCCTGACTCAATTATGCAATCGCATAGGATTGGAACCTGAAAAATCTGTGCTAATGGCATTGTGTGACAGAATCGCCAATCTCAAGGAAGGACCTATCGTGCAGATCCTCAAGAAATACCAAAAAACAAATTCTGAAATTTTAATCGCCAGAAGACTTTTGCTTAATTTTGTCAGTAATTTTTATGCCAAAAGACATTGGGAACTTCTTGTTCAAGTCCAAAAACAGGAGCTTTTTAACGAATTTTATCGGGAACTTCTGCTAGGGGTGCATAAAATAGGCTTGACAATGAATAATTTTTTTGAAAGTTGGCAAGATATTTTGATTGATGGTATTAATAAAAATATGCAAAAACTTTATGGAGAGGAAAAAGCACTTAAACTTCTAGCTCCAAGTATGGACACTGAAGAATCTCAAGGGAAGTTGATTTGTTCAGATAGGAGTTATTCAATTCCAGAGAAACTTGGGGATAAGTTTATCTCCGTTCCATATGCAAATGCTTTTGATATTGAGATTAAAGAGATTGTGAAAGCAATTGAGAAACTTCTTTTAAATCTTCAAAAACACAAGGATGAGATTTATCATAAACAAAAATCTTATATTGATTATTTCACAGCTTTAAAAAATGCATTTTCCCAAAAGGATAAAAATAGATTAATTCAAAGTTGGAGAGAAGTAGATATGGCTTGGATGGATATAGATACACCCTTTCAAGTTGGACATCCTCTTGAATACTATGAAGACAGGTATCGGCATTCTGTTGCGCCTGAATGGGATCTTAGAATTAGCAATCCTGATAAAATAGCTGATAACAGGGTAGCTTTGAGTGTGGATTCTATGTTTGCAGCTTATGGTTCTAAATTAGGTATTCAAGATAGTCTTCAATCTTTTGTGCAAAAATCTCTTCAGCGTGTTAAAATTTATAATGGCTTGCCTGCGCTTTATTATGGAGCGGATATGAATGGGCTTTTTTCGGCACAGGTTGTTCCTAATGATGAAGTGGTTTCAGAAAAATTTGGCAAAAAAATATTTGCTTTTGGCGATAATATTATTCAGTCAGCTCGAAGTAAGCCGAAAATGAAGTTAAGCTATGAGACTTTTGAGGAATCTTATTTACAGGAAGCTCGAAAAATTTTATTTGAGAATGAAAAATTATGGCATTTAGTCTATGACATCACAACAAATGGACATGAATTTGGTCATATTCTCTGGATAGAAGAGGATACTCAAAGATTGATGAATTGTGATGGAGAATTCAAAAATATTGAAGAATTTAAAGCAACTTGTGGTGGATTGGTGGCATTCTTTGAAAGTTTGCACACTCAAGAAGAGTTTGAAGCTGTTATGAGCGATACAATTCGCAGAAGTGTGGGATTGATGGCTTGGAGAGAGCAAGAAGAAGTTTTGCCTTATTATTGTGAGGGATTGATCCATTTATATGGAGCTTTTGAAAGCGGTGTCCTTAAATTTGATCCAAATGACAAACCTGTTTTAAAGATACATAAAAATAAATATGAAGATTTGAAATCTTGGTATATAGAGACTTATAAAACTTTGGCAAAGCATTACATAGAGAAATTAAATGCCTATGAATGGCTTAAAAAATTTGTGTCAAAGACAGAAAAAGATTATCGTTCAAACTTGCCCTTCGCAGATATTTTTATCGAATGGTATTGGAAAAGATATCAAGAAATTGGACAAGAAGTTTTGTAA
- a CDS encoding L,D-transpeptidase family protein, which translates to MRFILSISLVASCMLYGMDTQAVKIIQTYRTKGIQTTQAMLENYLIQKDFWMAVLKNKDTDYGYYENIDFLFVSNKSIPDLTLYEVKEGHLTKIKQTSALVGSGKGNKKIEGDLTTPIGVYDITQRLSGLNQYYGPMAFATSYPNTYDKVRKKTGYGIWIHGFPLNGNREELNTKGCIAIENQVLSEYDKLIKNKKSLLITYENNLKLVTKEELATILSSLYGWRDAWIKNDLNSYLAFYSDNFVRYDGMKFKAFVDYKKRVFSKQEEKTILFSNIDISPYPNEDGKNLFRVSFSQDYSAYKNNQPTYTSNSKKELYIELNNDKLLILTEK; encoded by the coding sequence ATGAGGTTTATTTTAAGTATTAGTTTGGTCGCATCTTGTATGCTTTATGGAATGGATACTCAAGCTGTTAAGATTATTCAGACTTATCGCACCAAAGGCATACAAACAACACAAGCTATGCTAGAAAATTATTTGATCCAAAAAGATTTTTGGATGGCTGTTCTAAAAAATAAAGATACAGATTATGGTTATTATGAAAATATAGATTTTTTATTTGTTTCTAATAAATCGATCCCAGATTTGACTTTATATGAAGTCAAAGAAGGGCATTTAACAAAAATCAAACAAACAAGTGCATTGGTAGGATCAGGCAAGGGAAATAAAAAAATAGAAGGCGATCTCACTACTCCTATAGGCGTCTATGATATTACCCAGAGATTAAGCGGACTAAATCAATATTATGGACCGATGGCATTTGCCACTAGCTATCCTAACACTTATGATAAAGTGCGAAAAAAAACAGGGTATGGGATTTGGATTCACGGATTTCCACTAAATGGAAACAGGGAAGAGCTTAATACCAAAGGATGCATTGCAATTGAAAATCAGGTGCTTAGTGAATACGACAAACTCATTAAAAACAAAAAATCACTCCTCATTACTTATGAGAATAACCTCAAACTTGTTACCAAAGAAGAATTAGCAACTATTTTAAGTAGCTTATACGGATGGAGAGATGCGTGGATAAAAAATGATTTAAATAGTTATTTGGCATTTTACAGCGACAATTTTGTTCGTTATGATGGAATGAAATTCAAAGCTTTTGTAGATTACAAAAAACGCGTTTTTTCCAAACAAGAAGAAAAAACAATCTTATTTTCAAATATAGACATTTCTCCCTATCCCAATGAGGATGGAAAAAATTTATTTCGAGTCAGTTTTTCACAAGATTATTCTGCATATAAAAATAATCAGCCAACCTATACTTCCAATAGTAAAAAAGAACTATATATAGAACTCAACAATGATAAGCTACTTATTTTGACAGAAAAATAA
- the era gene encoding GTPase Era: MHDGFKAGFVAVVGRPNCGKSTLLNKLLSQDIALVSHKANATRKKMNLIVPFSDKNGRNSQIIFVDTPGLHRQEKLLNQFMLKEALKAISNCDLCVFMACIHDETKYYEEFLELTDRPHILILSKIDTVTQKEILKKIKEYQKYDEKFLSLIPLSSQKSLNLENFLAEVSKHLPYSPPFFDTEILTDENTKYIYKEMIRESVFNNLSDEIPYESEVKIEKFIEGENLDKISAKIFVEKESQKSMVIGKNGQTIKRIGKQARQKMELLGKKKIFLQLNVFVQKSWSKEKENLKKFGYDFED, translated from the coding sequence ATGCACGATGGCTTTAAAGCTGGATTTGTTGCTGTTGTAGGACGTCCTAATTGTGGAAAAAGCACTCTTTTAAATAAGCTTTTAAGCCAAGATATTGCATTGGTTTCCCATAAAGCTAATGCAACCAGAAAAAAAATGAATTTAATCGTGCCATTTTCAGATAAAAATGGTAGAAATTCTCAGATCATATTTGTGGATACGCCCGGATTACATCGCCAAGAAAAATTATTGAATCAATTTATGCTCAAAGAAGCTTTAAAGGCCATTTCGAACTGCGATTTATGTGTATTTATGGCTTGTATTCACGATGAAACAAAATATTATGAGGAATTTTTGGAGCTTACAGATAGGCCCCATATTTTGATTTTAAGCAAAATTGATACAGTAACCCAAAAAGAAATTTTAAAAAAAATCAAAGAGTATCAAAAATATGATGAAAAATTTTTATCTCTGATTCCATTAAGCTCGCAAAAATCGCTCAATCTAGAAAATTTTCTTGCTGAAGTCAGTAAGCATTTACCGTATTCTCCGCCATTTTTTGACACTGAAATCTTAACAGATGAAAATACTAAATATATCTACAAAGAAATGATTCGAGAAAGCGTATTTAATAATCTAAGCGATGAAATTCCTTATGAAAGCGAAGTAAAAATAGAAAAATTCATTGAAGGAGAAAATCTTGATAAAATATCGGCAAAAATTTTTGTAGAAAAAGAAAGTCAAAAAAGTATGGTAATTGGAAAAAATGGGCAAACAATCAAAAGAATTGGAAAACAAGCAAGACAAAAAATGGAACTTTTAGGCAAAAAGAAAATTTTTTTACAGTTAAATGTTTTTGTTCAGAAATCTTGGAGCAAAGAAAAAGAAAATCTCAAAAAATTTGGATATGATTTTGAAGACTAA
- the hslU gene encoding HslU--HslV peptidase ATPase subunit, giving the protein MNTQDKLNMTPKEIVRYLDEYIIGQKEAKKAVAIALRNRYRRLCLPVDIQEEVTPKNILMIGSTGVGKTEIARRMAKIMGLPFIKVEASKYTEVGFVGRDVESMVRDLVLMSINLVENEHKEISKEKIEDFIIEKITQRLLPPLPSGVSETKKQEYESSFEKMKQKVKNGEMDNFKVQIELNRKIMDSDNNMPPEIIKVQESIIKVLNKEQEKIKKEMDIKEAKEALKQDASEAILDFEMIKIEGLKRAQESGVIFIDEIDKVAVGSKEGSRQDPSKEGVQRDLLPIVEGSIVNTKYGQVKTDHILFIAAGAFHLSKPSDLIPELQGRFPLRVELDSLDDETMYQILTRTKTSIVKQYQALLQTEGVNIEFEDKALRELARLSYNANQKTEDIGARRLHTTIERVLEDISFNADDYKDQTIHITEQLVSEKLSDLVENVDLARYIL; this is encoded by the coding sequence ATGAATACTCAAGATAAACTGAATATGACCCCAAAAGAAATCGTCCGGTATCTTGATGAATATATTATCGGTCAAAAAGAAGCTAAAAAAGCCGTTGCTATCGCTTTGAGAAATCGATACAGAAGACTTTGTCTTCCTGTAGATATTCAAGAGGAAGTAACGCCTAAAAATATTTTAATGATCGGTTCTACAGGTGTGGGAAAAACTGAAATTGCAAGACGTATGGCTAAAATTATGGGACTTCCTTTTATTAAGGTAGAAGCAAGCAAATACACAGAAGTGGGCTTTGTTGGTAGAGATGTTGAATCAATGGTTAGAGATTTGGTTCTTATGAGTATCAATTTGGTCGAAAATGAACATAAAGAAATTTCTAAAGAAAAAATAGAAGATTTTATCATTGAAAAGATCACTCAAAGGCTTTTGCCTCCTCTCCCTAGTGGCGTAAGTGAAACAAAAAAACAAGAATATGAAAGTAGTTTTGAAAAAATGAAGCAAAAGGTTAAAAATGGTGAAATGGATAATTTCAAAGTTCAAATCGAATTGAATAGAAAAATAATGGACTCCGACAATAATATGCCCCCTGAAATCATCAAAGTTCAAGAAAGCATCATTAAAGTTTTAAATAAAGAACAAGAAAAAATCAAAAAAGAAATGGACATTAAAGAGGCTAAAGAAGCCCTAAAACAGGATGCATCCGAAGCAATTCTTGATTTTGAGATGATTAAAATAGAAGGGCTCAAACGCGCCCAAGAATCAGGAGTGATTTTCATTGATGAAATTGATAAGGTGGCTGTCGGATCAAAAGAAGGATCTAGACAAGACCCTAGTAAAGAAGGTGTTCAAAGAGATCTTTTACCGATTGTGGAAGGGAGTATTGTAAATACCAAATACGGACAGGTTAAAACCGATCATATTCTTTTTATCGCAGCAGGAGCCTTTCATTTAAGCAAACCCAGCGATCTCATTCCTGAACTTCAAGGGAGATTCCCTTTAAGAGTTGAGCTTGACAGCTTAGATGATGAAACAATGTATCAAATCTTAACCCGAACTAAAACTTCTATCGTCAAACAATACCAAGCCCTACTCCAAACAGAAGGAGTTAATATAGAATTTGAAGACAAAGCCTTAAGAGAGCTCGCTAGGCTTTCTTATAATGCAAATCAAAAAACTGAAGATATTGGAGCTAGAAGGCTTCATACTACTATAGAGCGAGTTTTAGAAGATATCAGTTTTAACGCCGATGACTACAAAGATCAAACGATTCATATCACCGAACAACTTGTCAGTGAAAAATTGAGTGATTTGGTTGAAAATGTAGATTTGGCAAGGTATATTCTCTAA
- the hslV gene encoding ATP-dependent protease subunit HslV — translation MFEATTILSYRGEFEGKKYAVIGGDGQVTFGNCVLKANATKIRTLYHGKILSGFAGSTADAFSLFDMFERILEGRKGDLVRSVLEFSKEWRKDKYLRKLEAMMIVLNKDSIYILSGTGDVVEPEDGKIAAIGSGGNYALSSARALDKFSTLAPKNIVEESLKIAGDLCIYTNTNIKILELE, via the coding sequence ATGTTTGAAGCAACAACCATATTGAGTTATAGAGGAGAGTTTGAGGGAAAAAAGTATGCCGTTATCGGAGGAGATGGGCAAGTGACATTCGGAAATTGTGTTTTGAAAGCCAATGCAACCAAAATTCGCACTCTTTATCACGGAAAAATTTTAAGCGGTTTTGCAGGCAGTACTGCGGATGCATTTTCATTATTTGATATGTTTGAAAGAATATTAGAGGGAAGAAAGGGAGACTTAGTCAGAAGCGTGCTTGAATTCAGCAAAGAATGGAGAAAGGATAAATACTTAAGAAAACTTGAAGCAATGATGATTGTATTAAATAAGGATTCTATCTATATTCTCAGTGGAACCGGAGATGTCGTAGAACCCGAAGATGGTAAAATAGCTGCAATCGGTAGTGGAGGAAATTACGCTTTAAGTTCGGCCAGAGCATTAGACAAATTCAGCACTCTCGCTCCCAAAAACATCGTGGAAGAATCCTTGAAAATAGCTGGCGATCTTTGCATTTACACAAATACAAATATCAAAATTCTGGAGCTTGAATGA
- the rplI gene encoding 50S ribosomal protein L9, with translation MKILLMEDVKGLGKTGEIHEVKDGYGQNFLIAKGKAKHATNEVINKYKADQRKKSEKEALEMAERKQLVKTLEDITLKITKKVGANGSLFGAITKEEILEALEKSHRLGLDKKNIELKAPIKSTGIYEIEIKLGQGISGVLKIDVMAE, from the coding sequence ATGAAAATTTTATTGATGGAGGATGTGAAAGGTTTAGGTAAAACCGGAGAAATCCACGAAGTCAAAGATGGCTACGGACAAAACTTCTTGATCGCCAAAGGTAAAGCTAAACACGCTACCAACGAAGTTATCAATAAATATAAAGCAGATCAAAGAAAAAAATCCGAAAAAGAAGCTCTAGAAATGGCAGAAAGAAAACAACTTGTCAAAACCTTGGAAGATATCACTCTAAAAATAACAAAAAAAGTCGGCGCCAATGGTTCTCTCTTTGGAGCTATTACAAAAGAAGAAATACTTGAAGCTCTTGAAAAATCCCATCGATTAGGTTTAGATAAAAAAAATATAGAGCTAAAGGCACCCATTAAAAGCACAGGTATTTATGAAATTGAAATCAAATTAGGTCAGGGAATTTCAGGGGTACTTAAAATTGATGTTATGGCAGAGTGA